The Syntrophales bacterium genome contains a region encoding:
- a CDS encoding divergent polysaccharide deacetylase family protein — protein MKKKSKRGKSTFKRILIGFGIFILFIATVSIVCISNIKTVKKNIKKENVRKYQSKIHVSKDHHFPSKGQKMAFIIDDIGHDLSPLNELLKINAPITFSILPHSPYAIDAAEKLHRAGKEILLHLPMEPYGYPDKDPGIGALFLWMNEEEIKSQIKKNIKAVPYISGVNNHMGSRFMENEDKLSIVLNQLNEEGLFFVDSLTTKHSKGKKLAKGMGLRFVSRDIFIDNNQDFTIILQNFINPLKKRNRWKTLLIICHPYPCTISALKDAVPKIKAEGINIVPVSDLTSN, from the coding sequence GTGAAAAAGAAAAGTAAAAGGGGAAAGTCAACATTCAAGCGAATTTTAATCGGATTCGGCATATTCATATTGTTTATTGCAACGGTTTCAATTGTTTGTATATCGAACATCAAAACAGTCAAAAAGAATATCAAAAAAGAAAATGTACGAAAATATCAGTCTAAAATCCACGTCAGTAAGGATCATCATTTCCCCTCTAAAGGGCAGAAAATGGCCTTTATCATAGACGATATCGGACATGATTTGTCACCGTTGAATGAACTTCTTAAAATCAACGCCCCGATTACTTTCTCCATCCTCCCCCATAGTCCTTATGCTATTGATGCGGCAGAAAAACTACATCGCGCAGGTAAAGAAATTCTCCTGCACCTTCCCATGGAGCCGTATGGTTATCCCGACAAAGACCCCGGTATCGGGGCACTTTTTTTATGGATGAACGAAGAAGAGATTAAAAGTCAGATCAAAAAAAACATCAAAGCCGTACCATATATATCCGGAGTTAATAATCATATGGGTTCACGGTTTATGGAAAACGAAGACAAACTGAGCATTGTTTTGAACCAGCTCAATGAAGAGGGCCTTTTCTTTGTGGACAGCCTAACCACCAAACATTCAAAAGGCAAGAAACTTGCTAAGGGAATGGGGCTCAGATTTGTGTCGAGAGATATATTTATTGACAACAATCAGGATTTTACTATTATTCTTCAAAATTTCATAAATCCTTTAAAGAAACGTAACCGATGGAAGACTCTGTTAATTATCTGTCATCCCTATCCATGCACAATTTCGGCACTTAAAGATGCTGTCCCTAAGATTAAAGCAGAGGGGATTAATATAGTCCCGGTATCAGATTTAACAAGCAATTAA
- a CDS encoding tetratricopeptide repeat protein gives MKKLLCIVLLLPLIACAVTADRLEDPATLPQMENSSFNARYHYSVGVLLALEGHLDEATKEYRKALSFDPTSPYLAAELATLYTKMGKVNKAIEICEKSLIYNPGYLDIHLLLGGLYLNLKEYENAEREFKKVIDLDKKRLDPYLYLGTIYSENKEYEKAIEVLKDMLKINPNDLMGNYYLAKTYAEMKWYGEAEKWFKKTLTIKPAFESALIELGYVYEIQKKNTRAIEIYRTFINFYPNRINVRVRLGKLFLREGKYDKAVKELENTLKLDSSNREVRLSLGLVYFEWKKYDRAIKEFLALLKESPLDHRVRYLLASAYEEKKLYGKAVKEFQKIPAGSDLYGSARIHVGTFLKKDGKTAEAIELIKKAIDEQRNDSNLYGFLAYLYQENKNFKAAVQTLEEGLRISPQSIDLHYRLGSLYEQMGRVDESIKEMEKILKIDPDSAEALNFIGYSYADRGINLNKAEKMIKQALKLKTGDGYITDSLGWVYFKKNNLKLAIKYLKKASDTLPNDPTIAEHLGDAYAKAGRFKDALETYRRALKLKPDNKTLQKKIDELVKK, from the coding sequence ATGAAAAAACTCCTTTGTATAGTCCTTCTGTTACCACTGATTGCATGCGCCGTTACTGCCGACCGTCTTGAAGACCCGGCAACCCTTCCTCAAATGGAAAACTCTTCATTTAACGCCCGCTATCACTACTCCGTTGGCGTACTGCTTGCCCTCGAGGGCCATTTAGATGAAGCTACAAAAGAATACAGGAAAGCCCTCAGTTTTGACCCCACCTCCCCCTACCTGGCGGCAGAGCTTGCCACCCTGTACACCAAAATGGGTAAGGTGAATAAAGCTATAGAAATATGCGAAAAATCCCTTATTTATAATCCCGGTTACTTAGATATCCATCTTCTGCTGGGCGGGTTATACCTAAACCTGAAGGAATACGAAAACGCAGAAAGAGAGTTTAAAAAAGTAATAGATTTAGATAAGAAACGTCTTGACCCCTATCTCTATCTTGGCACCATATATTCGGAAAATAAAGAATACGAAAAGGCAATCGAGGTATTAAAGGACATGCTCAAGATCAACCCTAATGATCTTATGGGCAACTATTACCTTGCAAAGACATATGCCGAAATGAAATGGTATGGGGAGGCTGAAAAATGGTTCAAAAAAACCCTCACTATAAAACCTGCATTTGAATCGGCATTGATCGAGTTGGGATACGTTTATGAAATTCAAAAAAAGAACACCCGTGCAATAGAAATCTATAGAACTTTCATCAACTTCTACCCGAATAGAATCAATGTGAGGGTCAGGCTGGGAAAACTTTTCTTAAGAGAAGGAAAATATGATAAAGCCGTAAAAGAGCTTGAAAATACTTTGAAGTTAGATAGTTCAAACAGAGAAGTGAGATTGTCGCTGGGGCTTGTTTATTTTGAGTGGAAAAAATATGACAGAGCCATCAAAGAATTTTTAGCTCTCCTTAAGGAATCCCCACTCGACCATCGTGTAAGATATCTTCTGGCATCGGCCTACGAAGAAAAGAAGCTATACGGAAAAGCCGTGAAAGAATTCCAAAAAATCCCGGCAGGGTCAGATCTATATGGAAGTGCCCGGATTCATGTCGGGACGTTTCTGAAAAAAGATGGAAAAACCGCCGAAGCCATAGAACTAATCAAGAAAGCAATTGATGAACAAAGAAACGACAGCAACCTGTACGGTTTTCTTGCATATCTTTACCAGGAAAACAAAAACTTCAAGGCCGCAGTACAAACGTTAGAAGAAGGCCTTCGGATCTCTCCCCAGAGTATTGACCTTCATTACAGGCTCGGTAGCCTTTATGAACAAATGGGTAGAGTTGATGAAAGCATCAAGGAGATGGAAAAGATCCTAAAAATTGACCCGGATAGTGCGGAAGCGCTCAATTTTATAGGTTACAGTTATGCCGATAGAGGCATAAATCTCAACAAAGCCGAAAAGATGATAAAACAGGCTCTCAAGCTTAAGACAGGCGATGGATATATTACAGACAGCCTCGGCTGGGTATACTTCAAGAAAAATAATCTGAAGTTGGCCATAAAATATCTGAAAAAGGCATCAGATACCCTGCCCAATGATCCAACAATCGCTGAACATCTCGGAGATGCCTACGCGAAGGCTGGTCGGTTCAAGGATGCCCTCGAGACATACAGACGAGCGCTGAAGCTAAAACCCGATAATAAAACACTGCAAAAAAAGATAGATGAGC
- a CDS encoding S41 family peptidase codes for MKKHFRKRLPFSIFLASFLVLFFLLGYFGNNQVSAIDKDTYKNLKVFNQVLDMVEKNYVEEVEQKTLIQEAIKGMVKTLDPHSTFMSADMYKELQVETKGSFGGLGIVITILKDVLTVVSPIEDTPAFLAGVKAGDQIIKINDKSTKGITIMEAVKKLRGPKNTKVTITVMREGMKQPKDFTITRAIIQIKSVKYKTYGDIGYIRILAFQGKTADDLKNALEEINKKIVPLKGLVLDMRNNPGGLLDQAVKISDIFIKSGVIVSTKGRIKSVDETYMAKNDGNEPVVPMVALVNEGTASAAEIVSGALQDNGKAIILGTQTFGKGSVQTIIPLENGAALKLTTAKYYTPKGKSIQAEGIIPDIVVKYINPSDEKESIGTSMEMREKDLKGHIQGTNETSKEVKEISIKKVSDDLKKDNQLKSAIDLLKSWEIFQDRDKG; via the coding sequence ATGAAAAAACATTTTAGGAAAAGGCTCCCTTTTTCAATATTCCTGGCAAGTTTTTTAGTCTTGTTCTTTCTGCTGGGGTACTTTGGTAACAACCAGGTTTCTGCAATAGATAAGGATACTTACAAAAACTTGAAGGTATTCAATCAGGTCCTCGATATGGTCGAGAAGAACTACGTGGAGGAGGTTGAACAAAAGACCCTCATTCAGGAAGCCATAAAGGGAATGGTAAAAACCCTCGATCCTCACAGCACTTTCATGAGTGCCGATATGTACAAAGAGTTGCAGGTAGAAACAAAGGGAAGTTTCGGCGGTCTCGGGATCGTGATAACAATACTCAAGGACGTTCTTACCGTTGTTTCCCCCATTGAGGATACCCCCGCCTTTCTGGCCGGGGTCAAGGCAGGTGATCAGATCATTAAGATCAACGACAAGTCGACAAAGGGTATTACCATTATGGAAGCGGTCAAAAAACTACGGGGCCCTAAAAACACAAAGGTAACTATCACTGTCATGCGGGAAGGCATGAAACAACCGAAGGATTTCACGATCACACGCGCGATTATACAGATAAAGAGCGTCAAGTACAAGACGTATGGCGACATCGGTTATATCAGAATACTGGCATTTCAGGGAAAAACTGCAGATGATCTCAAAAACGCCCTCGAGGAAATCAACAAAAAAATAGTTCCCCTGAAGGGGCTGGTACTGGATATGAGAAACAACCCGGGAGGTCTTCTCGATCAAGCAGTAAAAATCTCCGACATATTCATCAAATCGGGGGTTATCGTCTCCACAAAAGGAAGGATAAAAAGTGTCGATGAAACGTATATGGCCAAAAATGATGGAAATGAGCCGGTTGTTCCGATGGTTGCCCTGGTTAATGAAGGTACAGCCAGCGCAGCCGAGATTGTATCGGGCGCACTTCAGGACAATGGTAAAGCCATAATACTCGGCACCCAGACATTTGGAAAGGGTTCCGTACAGACGATTATTCCACTCGAGAACGGTGCGGCACTGAAATTGACCACTGCGAAATACTACACACCAAAGGGAAAATCCATTCAGGCTGAAGGTATTATCCCCGATATAGTGGTAAAATATATAAATCCTTCTGATGAAAAGGAATCTATTGGTACATCTATGGAAATGAGAGAAAAGGATCTCAAGGGACACATACAAGGAACAAATGAAACATCAAAAGAAGTTAAAGAAATTTCAATAAAAAAAGTGTCCGATGACTTAAAGAAGGATAATCAGCTGAAAAGTGCCATTGATCTCTTAAAAAGCTGGGAGATATTTCAAGATAGAGATAAGGGTTAA
- a CDS encoding 16S rRNA (uracil(1498)-N(3))-methyltransferase has product MTTPRIYLPQKMEEGSTVELRYENLHYIKNVLRLKRGNPLILFDGMGFEYESTIRDITVKSATVEIIRKNPFQVDNSIKITLAQALPKGNKMDFIIQKASELGVTRIIPFKSSRSIPKLAGNKIHLKMPRWQKIAVEASRKCGRENIPEITDIITYEKALQWPKEGILKIIFWEGETNTGIKEILHSKKYEGVTDFFIVVGPEGGFSNEEIEMASKVGFLPASLGRLVLKVETAVLVILSILQYEKGAFGNQNIKTENLTTK; this is encoded by the coding sequence TTGACAACACCAAGAATTTATCTTCCTCAAAAAATGGAGGAGGGAAGTACGGTAGAATTAAGGTATGAGAATCTGCACTATATAAAGAATGTCCTTCGTCTAAAAAGGGGAAACCCTTTGATCCTCTTTGATGGAATGGGTTTTGAATATGAATCTACGATAAGAGACATTACCGTCAAAAGCGCAACGGTAGAAATCATCAGAAAAAACCCGTTTCAGGTTGACAACTCAATAAAAATCACTCTGGCTCAGGCACTCCCGAAAGGGAATAAAATGGACTTTATCATCCAGAAGGCTTCCGAGCTCGGGGTCACCAGGATAATCCCTTTTAAATCCTCAAGATCGATACCGAAATTAGCCGGAAATAAAATACATCTCAAGATGCCCAGATGGCAGAAGATAGCCGTCGAGGCATCCAGAAAGTGCGGCAGGGAAAATATCCCGGAGATTACAGATATAATTACCTATGAAAAGGCTTTGCAATGGCCGAAAGAGGGCATTCTGAAAATAATCTTCTGGGAAGGGGAAACCAACACGGGAATCAAAGAGATCCTGCACAGCAAAAAATACGAAGGTGTAACCGATTTCTTCATTGTAGTCGGACCTGAGGGAGGATTCTCAAATGAGGAAATTGAAATGGCCTCCAAGGTTGGTTTTCTACCAGCAAGCCTGGGCAGATTGGTCTTGAAGGTCGAAACAGCCGTCCTGGTTATTCTTTCCATTCTTCAATATGAGAAGGGCGCCTTCGGCAACCAAAATATCAAAACAGAAAATTTAACAACAAAATGA
- a CDS encoding RDD family protein codes for MIESSYGGFWQRGVAFLIDKTILFFISLILFFTGILAMSLGFESGGGVLSIETLTKLTSNFVISYYIITALLNVIYFTYFHGTTGQTVGKKIFGLKVVQKTGEPITMGIAFLRWVGYLISALILYLGFIWIAFDRRKQGWHDKIAGTCVIKINPVKNALTNAGRLDRSQMIQK; via the coding sequence ATGATAGAAAGCAGCTACGGTGGTTTCTGGCAAAGAGGAGTCGCATTTCTCATAGACAAAACGATCCTCTTCTTTATATCTCTAATACTCTTCTTTACTGGAATTCTGGCCATGAGTTTAGGCTTTGAGTCTGGCGGTGGCGTGCTTTCAATTGAAACACTTACAAAACTAACATCCAATTTCGTAATTTCCTATTATATAATAACTGCGTTATTAAATGTTATATACTTTACATATTTTCACGGTACAACTGGCCAGACCGTGGGGAAAAAAATCTTCGGTCTCAAGGTAGTACAAAAAACCGGGGAACCGATAACTATGGGAATAGCCTTTTTGAGATGGGTGGGATACCTTATCTCCGCCCTGATATTGTACCTCGGTTTTATCTGGATAGCCTTTGACAGAAGAAAACAGGGATGGCATGACAAGATTGCAGGAACCTGCGTCATCAAAATAAACCCTGTCAAAAACGCCTTGACAAACGCAGGAAGATTGGATAGAAGCCAGATGATTCAGAAGTAG
- a CDS encoding AIR synthase-related protein gives MASRIEIGFKKGIRDALGEKIKKRIIEHLHLIIDEVKTVEVYTIDGDLGEGELQQIARGPLSDPVIQDYAVNRGLADRFDWMIEVGFRPGVTDNVGKTARESIELLIGEKIKGVYTSRQYIINGNIIRRDTERIASDLLANELIERFEIVDGNEWNQEKGLSPYVPKVVWEESLRTEEIDLNVSDRKLLEISSEMILALNLGEMKIIQDYLADERVLKEREKVGLGKRITDAEIECLAQTWSEHCKHKIFNSLITYEDEHGTITVIDSLFDSHIKASTREIRDEMGEDDFCLSVFVDNAGIIKFNDEYNLVFKVETHNSPSALDPYGGALTGIVGVNRDPFGTGKGAKLIFNTDVFCFASPFYTESLPKRILHPRRIYEGVREGVEHGGNKSGIPTVNGCIVFDDRYLGKPLVYCGTGGIMPSKIAGNPTHTKEILPGDLVVMTGGRIGKDGIHGATFSSEELHEGSPVTAVQIGDPITQKKMTDFLLIARDKNLYRCITDNGAGGLSSSVGETATLSGGCEIDLKKAPLKYAGLQPWEILISESQERMTLAVDPKKIDEFLKLAGKMDVEATVVGTYTNSGKFHVLYGDDTVAYLDMDFLHEGLPQMRLNAKWTPPQHEEPDFPEPEDMGSSLKEMLSRLNICSKESVVRQYDHEVQGGSVVKPLVGVANDGPSDAAVIRPILDSFEGVVVANGICPRYSDIDTYHMAACAIDEAVRNTIAVGGSLGSIAGLDNFCWCDPVQSEKTPDGEYKLAQLVRANMALYDYTKAYGVPCISGKDSMKNDYQIGNTKISIPPTLLFSTIGKIEDVRMAVTMDAKQPGHLVYVLGETYNELGGSEWFAMHGYTGNNVPQVNAQKAKILYEALSVAIKKGLVASCHDCSDGGLGVALAETAFAGGLGMFVKLDLVLSEGIDRNDHILFSESQSRFVVTISPSAKSEFEKLMMDSTISNVGEVLSDGIFKVGGIEGNIIIEEDINKLKETWQRPLDF, from the coding sequence ATGGCGAGCAGGATAGAGATCGGTTTTAAGAAAGGGATAAGAGATGCCCTCGGCGAAAAGATTAAAAAAAGAATTATCGAGCATCTTCACCTTATTATTGATGAGGTTAAGACGGTTGAGGTTTATACCATAGATGGTGATCTCGGTGAGGGCGAACTTCAACAGATTGCAAGAGGCCCTCTTTCTGATCCGGTGATTCAGGACTACGCTGTTAACAGGGGACTGGCCGACAGATTTGACTGGATGATAGAGGTGGGCTTCAGACCAGGCGTCACCGACAATGTGGGGAAGACTGCCAGGGAGTCCATCGAACTTTTGATCGGAGAAAAGATAAAAGGGGTTTATACCTCAAGACAGTATATAATTAATGGTAACATTATCAGGCGTGACACGGAAAGAATAGCATCGGATCTCCTCGCCAATGAGCTTATCGAGAGATTTGAAATAGTAGACGGCAATGAGTGGAACCAAGAAAAAGGGTTGTCTCCCTATGTCCCGAAGGTAGTTTGGGAGGAGAGTCTCAGGACGGAAGAGATCGACCTGAATGTCAGCGACCGGAAACTGTTAGAGATAAGCAGTGAAATGATTCTTGCCCTGAATCTCGGTGAGATGAAGATAATACAGGATTATCTGGCCGATGAGCGTGTATTGAAAGAAAGAGAAAAAGTAGGTCTCGGTAAAAGGATTACAGATGCCGAGATTGAGTGCCTCGCCCAGACCTGGTCTGAACACTGCAAACACAAGATATTTAACAGCCTTATAACTTATGAAGATGAGCATGGCACAATCACAGTTATCGATTCCCTCTTCGACAGCCATATCAAGGCATCCACAAGGGAAATCAGGGATGAAATGGGAGAAGACGACTTTTGTCTTTCCGTCTTCGTTGACAATGCCGGCATTATAAAATTCAATGATGAATACAACCTTGTCTTCAAGGTTGAAACACACAATTCCCCGTCAGCCCTCGATCCCTACGGCGGTGCACTCACAGGAATTGTCGGGGTGAACAGGGATCCTTTTGGAACCGGGAAGGGGGCAAAACTCATCTTCAATACCGATGTTTTCTGTTTCGCCTCACCATTTTACACAGAATCGCTCCCGAAGAGAATACTCCATCCGAGACGCATTTACGAAGGTGTAAGAGAAGGAGTTGAGCATGGTGGAAACAAAAGCGGGATACCGACTGTAAATGGATGTATCGTCTTTGACGACAGATACCTGGGTAAGCCTCTGGTTTACTGCGGGACGGGCGGGATTATGCCTTCTAAAATTGCGGGAAACCCAACCCATACAAAGGAGATTCTGCCAGGTGATCTTGTTGTTATGACAGGTGGAAGAATAGGGAAAGATGGAATACATGGAGCCACATTTTCATCAGAAGAACTGCATGAAGGATCTCCTGTTACGGCAGTTCAGATCGGTGATCCCATAACCCAGAAGAAGATGACCGATTTTCTCCTGATTGCAAGGGACAAAAACCTGTACAGATGCATAACAGACAACGGTGCCGGTGGTCTTTCCTCCTCGGTGGGAGAAACTGCCACTCTCTCCGGCGGCTGTGAAATCGACCTAAAAAAAGCACCTTTAAAGTACGCTGGTCTTCAGCCCTGGGAAATTCTCATTTCGGAATCCCAGGAGAGGATGACACTGGCCGTAGACCCGAAAAAGATTGATGAATTTTTGAAACTTGCAGGGAAGATGGATGTGGAGGCAACCGTCGTCGGTACCTATACAAATTCCGGAAAGTTTCATGTCCTCTATGGAGATGACACCGTTGCCTATCTGGATATGGACTTCCTCCATGAAGGACTTCCCCAGATGCGGTTGAACGCGAAATGGACACCGCCACAACATGAAGAGCCTGATTTCCCGGAACCGGAAGATATGGGCAGTTCCCTCAAAGAGATGCTTTCGAGATTAAATATATGCAGCAAGGAATCGGTCGTCAGACAGTATGATCATGAAGTACAGGGGGGAAGCGTCGTCAAGCCATTAGTTGGTGTGGCTAATGATGGTCCAAGTGATGCGGCGGTAATCAGGCCGATACTGGATTCATTTGAAGGGGTTGTCGTGGCCAACGGGATATGTCCCCGTTACAGCGATATAGACACCTACCACATGGCCGCATGTGCCATAGACGAAGCCGTCAGGAACACTATCGCCGTGGGCGGATCACTCGGCAGCATCGCCGGGCTGGATAATTTCTGCTGGTGTGATCCGGTACAGTCTGAAAAGACGCCGGATGGCGAGTATAAGCTGGCACAGCTGGTCCGTGCAAACATGGCCCTTTACGATTACACAAAGGCCTATGGGGTTCCATGCATATCCGGTAAAGACAGTATGAAGAACGACTATCAGATAGGGAACACCAAAATATCCATCCCCCCGACACTCCTTTTTTCCACTATCGGAAAGATAGAGGACGTAAGGATGGCCGTCACCATGGATGCAAAACAGCCGGGGCATCTGGTCTATGTCTTAGGCGAAACATATAACGAACTTGGCGGTTCCGAGTGGTTCGCCATGCATGGATACACGGGGAATAATGTCCCGCAGGTAAACGCGCAAAAAGCAAAGATATTGTATGAAGCGCTGAGCGTGGCAATCAAGAAAGGGCTTGTCGCCTCCTGTCATGATTGTTCCGACGGAGGACTGGGAGTTGCCCTTGCGGAAACCGCATTTGCCGGAGGACTGGGTATGTTTGTAAAACTTGATCTTGTTCTATCTGAGGGAATTGACAGGAATGACCATATACTCTTTTCCGAATCCCAAAGCAGATTTGTGGTAACAATTTCCCCTTCAGCAAAAAGTGAATTTGAAAAGCTTATGATGGACAGCACCATAAGCAATGTCGGGGAGGTACTTTCCGATGGAATATTTAAGGTAGGCGGAATCGAGGGAAACATAATAATAGAAGAAGACATCAACAAGTTGAAAGAAACATGGCAAAGACCGCTTGACTTCTAA
- the prmA gene encoding 50S ribosomal protein L11 methyltransferase, with the protein MPEKSKRDEWIKITLSAPPELVDPLSNFIIEIGTQGVFQEESAPDILNDFSKSTEREDLMAYFPSDTTTENRIASLKAYIDSLSEIFPELDKPVLSIETITDPNWEEQWKKYFKPLRISKNIVVKPTWERYTPTGRDIVIEIDPGMAFGTGQHPSTRMCVKAIEDILLKDRSFEKWRVLDVGTGTGILGISCAKLGAQKVVCLDIDPKAVEIAHKNTAINRVEDRINIFNEDVLMYDDIFNLIVANLTAKTLIKLRDHLISMTETGGYLVLSGIIDQDRKVVEECFLTDDVHLHSVITEKEWVCYLLKKTGKRN; encoded by the coding sequence ATGCCGGAAAAAAGTAAAAGAGATGAGTGGATAAAAATTACATTATCCGCACCGCCTGAACTGGTTGACCCTCTGTCAAATTTTATAATAGAAATAGGCACCCAGGGAGTCTTTCAAGAGGAGTCGGCACCGGACATTCTTAACGATTTTTCCAAATCAACTGAACGGGAAGACTTGATGGCATATTTCCCCTCCGATACTACAACAGAAAACAGAATCGCTTCCCTGAAAGCTTACATAGACAGCCTTTCTGAAATATTCCCTGAATTAGACAAACCTGTCCTTTCAATCGAAACGATTACCGACCCAAACTGGGAAGAACAGTGGAAGAAGTATTTCAAACCGCTTCGAATCAGCAAAAATATCGTAGTCAAACCAACATGGGAAAGATATACACCAACCGGGCGTGATATAGTTATTGAAATAGATCCGGGAATGGCATTCGGGACGGGCCAACACCCTTCCACAAGGATGTGCGTGAAAGCAATCGAAGATATCCTCCTGAAGGACAGGTCTTTTGAAAAATGGCGGGTGCTTGATGTCGGCACCGGCACCGGCATACTCGGTATATCCTGCGCAAAGTTAGGGGCACAAAAGGTTGTCTGTCTGGATATTGATCCAAAAGCTGTCGAAATAGCACATAAAAACACTGCCATAAACAGAGTGGAGGACAGGATAAACATATTCAACGAAGATGTCTTGATGTATGATGATATTTTTAATTTGATTGTGGCAAACCTTACAGCAAAAACGCTGATAAAGCTCCGAGACCACCTCATATCTATGACTGAAACCGGCGGATATCTTGTCCTTTCAGGAATAATTGACCAGGACAGAAAAGTTGTAGAGGAATGCTTTTTAACCGACGATGTTCACCTGCACAGTGTCATCACGGAAAAAGAATGGGTTTGTTACCTCCTTAAAAAAACGGGGAAGAGGAATTGA
- a CDS encoding bifunctional precorrin-2 dehydrogenase/sirohydrochlorin ferrochelatase, translating into MKYYPICLNIFKRKCVVVGGGDVAERKVTRLLEAGADVEVVGKILTQELEMMKSEGKIRHVAADYREDFINGAFLVIGATDRDDVNERIYLDAKKKGIIVNIVDSPDRCDFTLPSIVQQGDLQIAISTGGKSPALAKKLRKEMQGSYGSEYRTLLDIMGQVREKVIIRGHPYEENKRLFEALLNSNILQYIREKNWSEVKEIIGDIVGEDIDLE; encoded by the coding sequence ATGAAATACTATCCGATATGTCTTAATATTTTTAAAAGAAAGTGTGTCGTTGTTGGCGGTGGGGATGTTGCTGAAAGAAAGGTGACGAGGCTCCTTGAAGCCGGTGCCGATGTCGAAGTAGTGGGAAAGATTCTTACACAAGAGCTGGAGATGATGAAGAGTGAGGGAAAGATAAGACATGTTGCTGCCGATTATCGGGAAGACTTTATCAACGGTGCTTTTCTGGTAATAGGAGCAACGGACAGGGATGATGTCAACGAAAGAATATATTTAGACGCGAAGAAAAAGGGGATAATAGTAAATATTGTTGACAGTCCTGATAGATGCGATTTTACACTTCCTTCCATCGTTCAGCAGGGTGATCTCCAGATAGCGATATCAACCGGCGGAAAGAGCCCTGCCCTTGCAAAAAAATTGAGAAAAGAGATGCAGGGAAGTTATGGGTCCGAATATCGAACCCTCCTCGATATAATGGGTCAAGTGAGAGAGAAGGTCATCATTAGAGGACACCCCTATGAAGAGAATAAGAGATTGTTTGAAGCTTTGCTGAATTCAAATATCCTTCAATATATCAGAGAAAAAAACTGGAGTGAGGTAAAAGAGATAATCGGTGATATCGTTGGCGAAGATATTGATCTTGAGTAA